One region of Lebetimonas natsushimae genomic DNA includes:
- a CDS encoding YdcF family protein — MVFVISKLFTYLLLPPGIFIIILIIAGIYAKKLKWLFYISALTLYLLSNKFFANILLYPLEHNYYKDKITPKAVVVLGGAVNPKDVLRSYPETFKREIYGVLLAKKYNLPFVYTGGGMKIKEADYVKKDVMLIKEICNCKIKDFYEKNSLDTYQNAKFTAKLFKKLKLKKEIFLVTSAYHMKRAIKLFKHFDFKIIPKPVGFFYKPYYTYWDIFPNENNFHKSYRAIHEYLGLLSLKLRGIK; from the coding sequence ATGGTTTTTGTAATTTCAAAACTTTTTACATATCTTTTACTGCCGCCTGGAATTTTTATAATTATACTAATAATTGCCGGAATTTATGCCAAAAAATTAAAATGGCTTTTTTATATTTCAGCTCTAACCCTGTATCTGCTCTCAAACAAATTTTTTGCAAATATACTTTTATATCCGCTGGAACACAATTATTATAAAGACAAGATTACTCCAAAAGCTGTCGTTGTTTTAGGAGGGGCAGTAAACCCAAAAGATGTATTAAGATCTTATCCAGAAACATTTAAGAGAGAAATTTACGGAGTTTTGCTTGCAAAAAAATATAATTTACCTTTTGTTTATACAGGTGGAGGGATGAAAATAAAAGAAGCCGACTACGTAAAAAAAGATGTCATGTTAATAAAAGAAATATGCAATTGTAAAATCAAAGATTTTTATGAAAAAAATTCACTCGATACATATCAAAACGCAAAATTTACTGCTAAACTATTTAAAAAATTAAAATTAAAAAAAGAAATTTTTTTAGTCACAAGTGCGTATCATATGAAAAGGGCTATAAAACTTTTTAAACACTTTGACTTTAAAATCATCCCAAAACCTGTAGGATTTTTTTATAAGCCTTATTATACGTATTGGGATATATTTCCAAATGAGAACAATTTTCATAAAAGCTACAGGGCAATTCATGAATATTTAGGACTTTTAAGTTTAAAACTAAGAGGAATCAAATAA
- the fabG gene encoding 3-oxoacyl-ACP reductase FabG: MTFSGKNVLITGASRGIGAEIARVLAEKGLKVWINYRSSAELADKLKEEIENAGGSAAVIKFDVSDEKEFVEGIKTIIDADGELSYLVNNAGITNDKLAMRMSVEDFKKVIDANLTSTFIGCREALKVMGKKRFGSVVNIASVVAESGNIGQANYVASKGGIISMTKTFALEGAARNIRFNTVTPGFIKTDMTEKLNEKVKEEILNKIPLKRMAEPVEVANAVAFLLSNEASYITGETLKVNGGMYM, translated from the coding sequence ATGACTTTTAGCGGTAAAAATGTTTTAATTACTGGCGCGAGCAGGGGAATCGGTGCAGAGATTGCAAGGGTGTTGGCTGAAAAAGGTTTAAAAGTTTGGATAAATTACAGAAGCTCTGCAGAACTTGCAGATAAATTGAAAGAAGAAATTGAAAACGCCGGGGGAAGCGCAGCTGTAATTAAATTTGATGTAAGTGATGAAAAAGAATTTGTTGAAGGTATTAAAACAATTATTGATGCTGACGGAGAACTAAGTTACTTGGTAAACAATGCCGGAATTACAAATGACAAACTTGCTATGAGAATGAGTGTTGAAGATTTTAAAAAAGTAATTGATGCAAATTTAACTTCCACTTTTATAGGATGCAGGGAGGCACTTAAAGTAATGGGCAAAAAAAGATTCGGATCTGTTGTAAATATTGCAAGTGTAGTGGCTGAAAGCGGAAATATAGGTCAGGCCAATTATGTGGCAAGCAAAGGTGGAATCATTTCTATGACAAAAACATTTGCGCTTGAAGGGGCTGCTAGAAATATAAGATTTAATACTGTAACTCCTGGGTTTATAAAAACAGATATGACTGAAAAATTAAATGAAAAAGTAAAAGAAGAAATACTTAATAAAATCCCATTAAAAAGAATGGCAGAGCCAGTTGAAGTGGCAAATGCGGTTGCATTTCTTTTAAGTAATGAGGCTAGTTATATAACAGGTGAAACTCTTAAAGTAAACGGCGGAATGTATATGTAA
- a CDS encoding molybdopterin oxidoreductase family protein, whose translation MKSVCTYCGVGCEIDAKIQDDKIVKIKPVKDGISSGGELCIKGRYGFEFLNNRLKKHLINYKFIKKNAPNMPLELQVRLANLTPYNENFYEAPLSLAVDITAWKLKEIIKNFSSHSIACIGGARTSIESAWFFQHFARKVLKTPHIDNCARVCHGPSLSGLKMSIGEGASSVDFDAIFDTEVIFIIGSNTTEAHPMVASRIIKAKKRGAKIIIADVREIPVMKFADIKVILPFESNLLFLNAIAKELIENNLIDEEFIKNRCVKFEDYKNLLLHDKYDKHFFEKLNGFKQIKTKIEEIAKIITKKTIFVWGLGVTEHIDGTEAVNAISNLAMLTGNIGKNGAGVLPLRGQNNVQGACDVGCLPYYGPDYQIPEEIGLMTPDVIEEMLKGKIKALVNMGEDILHIHPNQNKIKKAFENLEFLAVLEVMENEITKKADIVFGVKSAYEKSGVYINAERRLHLSNPLIESDLPDDWEILQKIANRFDNIFNFSSSEEVFEVVRKEVKRFEGATYERLKEKSLQWPIDKNGNDSPILHTQNFSTPDGKGHFHYHKYHLRGEVKDLVENKKRWWLNTGRALPQYNNAAQTKHSDKLSKRYGDDILLVNPIHKNEIGEFVKLKSVYGESAPVKVKFSESVRPYTLFTTFHFAKNKINYLFGDAHDHKVKTARFKAVEVEIINVD comes from the coding sequence ATGAAATCTGTTTGCACATATTGCGGTGTGGGGTGTGAAATAGATGCCAAAATTCAAGATGATAAAATAGTAAAAATAAAACCTGTTAAAGACGGTATTTCAAGTGGTGGTGAACTTTGTATAAAAGGAAGATATGGGTTTGAATTTTTAAACAATAGGCTTAAAAAACATTTAATTAACTATAAATTTATTAAAAAAAATGCTCCTAATATGCCGCTTGAGCTTCAGGTAAGACTTGCCAACTTAACTCCTTACAATGAAAATTTTTATGAAGCGCCTTTGAGTTTAGCTGTTGATATAACTGCTTGGAAACTCAAAGAAATTATAAAAAATTTTTCTTCTCATTCAATTGCCTGCATTGGAGGTGCTAGGACAAGTATTGAAAGTGCCTGGTTTTTTCAGCATTTTGCTAGAAAAGTTTTAAAAACACCACATATAGACAACTGTGCGAGGGTTTGTCACGGTCCGAGTCTGAGCGGTCTTAAAATGAGTATAGGTGAGGGGGCAAGCAGTGTGGATTTTGATGCCATTTTTGATACGGAGGTTATTTTTATAATTGGTTCTAACACCACAGAAGCACACCCGATGGTTGCAAGCAGAATTATAAAAGCAAAAAAAAGAGGTGCTAAAATAATAATTGCTGATGTTAGAGAAATTCCTGTTATGAAATTTGCCGATATTAAGGTTATTTTACCATTTGAATCAAATCTTTTATTTTTAAATGCAATTGCAAAAGAGTTAATTGAAAATAATCTAATAGATGAAGAATTTATAAAAAATAGATGTGTTAAGTTTGAAGATTATAAAAACTTATTACTTCACGATAAATATGATAAGCATTTTTTTGAAAAATTAAACGGGTTTAAACAGATAAAAACCAAGATTGAAGAAATAGCGAAAATTATTACTAAAAAAACAATTTTTGTCTGGGGGCTTGGGGTTACAGAACATATTGACGGAACAGAGGCAGTTAACGCCATAAGTAATCTGGCAATGCTTACAGGTAATATAGGTAAAAATGGGGCTGGAGTTTTACCTCTTAGGGGGCAAAATAATGTCCAAGGTGCGTGTGATGTGGGATGTCTTCCATATTATGGGCCGGATTATCAAATACCTGAAGAAATAGGATTAATGACACCTGATGTAATTGAAGAGATGTTAAAAGGTAAAATAAAAGCACTTGTGAATATGGGGGAAGATATTTTACACATTCATCCGAATCAAAATAAAATTAAAAAAGCTTTTGAAAATTTAGAATTTTTAGCAGTTTTGGAAGTAATGGAAAATGAAATTACAAAAAAAGCTGATATTGTATTTGGCGTAAAAAGTGCATATGAAAAGAGCGGAGTTTATATAAATGCCGAGCGAAGACTTCATCTCTCAAACCCTTTAATTGAATCCGATTTGCCGGATGATTGGGAAATATTGCAAAAAATAGCAAATAGATTTGATAATATATTTAATTTTAGTTCCAGTGAAGAAGTATTTGAAGTAGTTAGAAAAGAAGTAAAGAGATTTGAGGGTGCCACATATGAGAGATTAAAAGAAAAATCTCTTCAATGGCCAATAGACAAAAATGGAAATGATTCTCCAATTTTACATACCCAAAATTTTTCAACACCTGATGGAAAAGGGCATTTTCATTATCATAAATATCATTTAAGAGGAGAAGTTAAAGATTTGGTAGAAAATAAAAAAAGATGGTGGTTAAATACAGGCAGGGCATTGCCACAGTATAACAATGCAGCCCAGACAAAACATTCAGATAAACTTTCAAAAAGATACGGTGATGATATATTACTTGTTAATCCAATTCACAAAAATGAAATAGGAGAATTTGTCAAATTAAAATCAGTTTATGGAGAAAGTGCTCCAGTTAAAGTAAAATTTAGTGAATCTGTCAGACCTTATACTCTTTTTACAACTTTTCATTTTGCAAAAAATAAAATAAATTATCTTTTTGGAGACGCTCACGACCATAAAGTAAAAACAGCTAGATTTAAAGCAGTGGAGGTGGAAATAATAAATGTTGATTGA
- the thrC gene encoding threonine synthase, which produces MKFIGTRGTHKEKTFSEVILDPAAPNGGLYVPKKFPKINEKWLLKYYDVMGERPYTHIARGILKLFKIDIDEKLIEKALFTYLKNFDTQEVVPVVRIKEGLFAGELWHGPTRAFKDMALQPFGVILSKLAQERDENYLILAATSGDTGPATLKTFENRENIKVVCIYPHEGTSEVQKLQMVTTDAKNEKVLGIRGNFDDAQSALKNLLKDEDFRKILKENEIKLSAANSVNFGRIIFQTVYHFWAYLKLLERLEIEMGEKIDVIIPSGNFGNALGAYYAKKMGLPIDKIVIASNKNNVLYEFVTYGKYDLRDKNLIKTISPAMDILKSSNVERLLFDKFGENRCRELMENLENHGYFELKPEEHEKIKEDFIADFATDGECEEIIKRYVNEYNYLMDPHTATAIKAYEYLSEKGQLDKKVVAYSTAEWTKFAPSIYYALTNEDLDREIAEVEEKTISDKDAIAYIEATLDEKAPEMIRELFEKEINETVINKDEIKDEIIKFIAK; this is translated from the coding sequence ATGAAATTTATAGGAACTAGAGGTACTCATAAAGAAAAAACATTCAGCGAAGTTATATTAGACCCGGCTGCTCCAAACGGCGGGCTTTATGTACCCAAAAAATTTCCAAAAATTAATGAAAAATGGCTTTTAAAATATTATGATGTTATGGGTGAAAGACCTTATACCCACATTGCCAGAGGTATTTTAAAGCTGTTTAAAATAGATATTGATGAAAAACTTATAGAAAAAGCGCTTTTTACTTATTTAAAAAATTTTGACACTCAGGAGGTTGTACCGGTTGTAAGAATTAAAGAAGGGCTTTTTGCAGGTGAGCTTTGGCATGGACCGACACGTGCATTTAAAGATATGGCACTTCAGCCTTTTGGGGTGATTTTATCTAAACTGGCACAGGAGAGAGATGAAAATTATTTAATTTTAGCCGCTACCAGCGGAGATACAGGGCCGGCGACTCTTAAAACTTTTGAAAACAGAGAAAATATAAAAGTTGTATGTATTTACCCTCATGAAGGAACCAGTGAAGTTCAAAAACTTCAAATGGTAACCACTGATGCCAAAAACGAAAAAGTGCTTGGTATAAGGGGAAATTTTGACGATGCTCAGAGTGCTCTTAAAAATTTGTTAAAAGATGAAGATTTCAGGAAAATTTTAAAAGAAAATGAAATTAAACTATCAGCCGCAAACAGTGTCAATTTTGGAAGAATTATTTTTCAAACTGTTTATCATTTCTGGGCGTATTTGAAACTGCTTGAGAGACTTGAAATAGAAATGGGAGAAAAAATAGATGTAATAATTCCAAGCGGAAATTTCGGAAACGCCCTTGGGGCTTATTATGCGAAAAAAATGGGGCTTCCGATTGATAAAATCGTAATTGCAAGTAATAAAAACAATGTTTTATATGAATTTGTAACTTATGGAAAATATGATTTAAGGGATAAAAATTTAATTAAAACAATCTCTCCCGCAATGGATATTTTAAAATCTTCAAATGTTGAAAGACTGCTATTTGATAAATTTGGGGAAAACAGATGCCGTGAGCTTATGGAAAATCTTGAAAATCATGGATATTTTGAATTGAAACCTGAAGAACACGAAAAAATAAAAGAAGATTTTATTGCAGATTTTGCAACCGACGGTGAATGTGAGGAAATTATTAAAAGATATGTGAATGAATACAATTATTTAATGGATCCCCACACTGCAACTGCTATTAAAGCCTATGAATATTTAAGCGAAAAGGGCCAACTTGATAAAAAAGTAGTGGCTTATTCTACTGCCGAGTGGACAAAATTTGCACCAAGTATCTATTATGCTCTTACAAATGAAGATTTGGATAGGGAAATTGCTGAGGTTGAAGAAAAAACTATTAGCGATAAAGATGCCATTGCATATATTGAGGCCACTTTGGATGAAAAAGCGCCTGAAATGATAAGAGAACTTTTTGAAAAAGAGATTAATGAAACAGTAATAAATAAAGACGAAATCAAAGATGAAATTATTAAATTTATTGCTAAATGA
- a CDS encoding AEC family transporter: MKTVLGIYLFILIGFVAKKGFEEIEAKTLVILSTYFLQPFLTLWGIMLIPLNKELILAPIVYLVTVFVALIFTYLFSAKLEKKEKIIASLTPLIGNTGNLGIPLSYAIFGEVGASVATLINLANIFFIYSFGIFFFASGKYNFKNAFKKIIKIPVIWVGILALTLNHYHITFDKETMKILQMGAFASIVTQLLIFGIYIAEIKIREVSFKLAFLTTFNKFVIFPLTAFIVLKFFNFNESVYKTILLEVLTPLAITNVNLAALFDLYPRKVAFLILLTTFLFLIVSFLFI; the protein is encoded by the coding sequence ATGAAAACTGTTTTAGGAATTTATCTGTTTATTTTAATTGGATTTGTTGCAAAAAAGGGTTTTGAAGAAATTGAAGCTAAAACACTTGTAATTTTATCAACCTATTTTCTTCAGCCCTTTCTTACCCTCTGGGGTATTATGCTAATTCCTCTGAATAAAGAACTTATTTTAGCCCCGATTGTTTATTTAGTAACTGTTTTTGTTGCTTTAATTTTTACATACCTCTTTTCTGCTAAACTTGAGAAAAAAGAAAAAATTATAGCTTCACTCACCCCTCTTATAGGAAATACGGGAAATCTTGGGATTCCTTTAAGTTATGCCATTTTTGGGGAAGTAGGGGCAAGTGTGGCAACTTTAATTAATTTAGCTAATATATTTTTTATTTATTCTTTTGGTATTTTTTTCTTTGCTAGCGGAAAATACAATTTTAAGAATGCATTTAAAAAAATAATTAAGATTCCGGTTATCTGGGTTGGAATTTTGGCATTAACGCTTAATCATTATCATATAACTTTTGATAAAGAGACAATGAAAATTTTACAGATGGGAGCGTTTGCATCTATTGTAACCCAGCTTCTTATTTTCGGGATTTATATAGCAGAGATTAAAATAAGGGAAGTTTCTTTTAAACTGGCTTTCCTTACCACTTTTAATAAATTTGTAATTTTTCCTTTAACCGCTTTTATTGTTTTAAAATTTTTTAATTTTAATGAAAGTGTTTATAAAACAATTTTGCTTGAAGTGTTGACTCCCCTTGCAATTACAAATGTAAATTTAGCGGCCCTATTTGATTTATATCCACGAAAAGTTGCTTTTTTAATTTTGCTTACCACATTTTTATTTTTAATTGTTTCTTTTTTATTTATTTGA
- a CDS encoding SDR family NAD(P)-dependent oxidoreductase, translated as MNVIITGASRGIGGELAKHYAKKGKVYAVARDEKRLKELQKENKNIIPIVCNLSNIDEVRKLKFSDIDLVICNAGISLPHAPDFTPYVEFEKLFKINFLSIHALLERIVPDMQKRKKGKIVFISSLAGVVASPTSLPYSASKRALNSYAQSLRNMLAKYNIKVINILPGFIKTDLTAKNDFYMPFLMELDEGVKRIITAIEKEKKKEYAFPKRFYYILKIFNMLPISIQDKILQKFA; from the coding sequence TTGAACGTAATTATAACAGGTGCAAGCAGGGGAATAGGCGGGGAACTTGCCAAACATTATGCAAAAAAAGGAAAAGTTTACGCAGTTGCAAGAGATGAAAAAAGATTAAAAGAATTGCAAAAAGAAAATAAAAATATAATTCCAATAGTTTGCAATTTAAGCAATATTGATGAAGTTAGAAAATTAAAATTTAGTGATATTGATTTGGTTATATGCAATGCCGGTATTTCTCTGCCGCACGCACCGGATTTTACTCCCTATGTTGAATTTGAAAAACTTTTTAAAATAAATTTTTTAAGTATTCACGCACTTTTAGAGAGAATTGTTCCTGATATGCAAAAAAGAAAAAAAGGTAAAATTGTGTTTATTTCATCTCTTGCGGGAGTTGTAGCATCTCCAACTTCTCTTCCATATTCTGCTTCAAAAAGAGCTCTTAATTCATACGCCCAGAGCCTTAGAAATATGTTAGCAAAATACAATATAAAAGTTATAAATATATTACCCGGGTTTATAAAAACAGATTTGACAGCAAAAAATGATTTTTATATGCCATTTTTAATGGAACTTGACGAAGGGGTAAAAAGAATAATAACAGCAATAGAAAAAGAAAAAAAAAAAGAATATGCTTTTCCTAAAAGATTTTATTATATTTTAAAAATTTTTAATATGCTGCCTATTTCGATTCAGGATAAAATTTTGCAAAAATTTGCTTGA